The Trichoderma atroviride chromosome 5, complete sequence genome contains a region encoding:
- a CDS encoding uncharacterized protein (EggNog:ENOG41~TransMembrane:4 (i109-130o165-185i206-232o252-272i)), with product MFRASPLLRSPGRVLGAKLASPRPPSITQRRPLYNTIRLSSSSNDPPKPPPKKLESSEHVSTTSSVRSVFEPDEGTKKDAAEVNSGLKHDIDMVKDTFRLDTVPRESHILGLSGTVPYLATSLSTVFLAWNLNKDVPSGNRILDHILLEHETAKYLLDFIEPLQLGYGAVIISFLGAIHWGLEYAEKKPQHDRTRFRYGMGLGASIVAWPTLMMPLEYALTTQFGAFVALYYADSRATKHGWAPPWYGKYRFLLTAMVGLAIFVSLVGRAKISQRGELNQKSTKARLEDPGLADKDTDWAKIEREEMEKNRKEKAKKAREEGQAGKKKKQEEMKGKQGKQENDGKDKKKDEKDDGEDDQEKNDDEDEKKDDKDQQDNKDEGDEEKKDDGKDDENDKSEDKSEDKSEGKGEDKDEDKDDDADNSQQDEAKDDNKSKSDDDSKDKSDKEGKSAKAEKDSKKKK from the exons ATGTTCAGAGCTTCACCATTGCTACGCTCCCCAGGGCGCGTACTCGGCGCGAAGCTCGCCTCTCCAAGACCACCTTCAATCACACAGCGACGTCCTTTATACAACACAATCcgtctctccagctcttccaatgaccctccaaagcctcccCCCAAGAAACTCGAGTCGAGCGAGCACGTttccaccaccagcagcgtcCGAAGCGTCTTCGAGCCTGATGAAGGCACAAAGAAAGATGCCGCAGAAGTAAACTCGGGCCTCAAACACGATATT GACATGGTCAAGGATACGTTCCGTCTGGATACGGTCCCTCGAGAATCTCACATTCTTGGTCTATCAGGGACAGTTCCCTATCTCGCCACCTCTCTATCAACCGTCTTCCTGGCTTGGAATCTCAACAAGGACGTCCCCAGCGGCAACCGAATTCTCGACCACATTCTTTTAGAACACGAAACGGCAAAATATCTACTTGATTTCATAGAGCCTTTACAGCTCGGATacggcgccgtcatcatctcgtTCCTCGGAGCCATTCACTGG GGCCTCGAATAcgcagaaaagaagccgCAGCATGACCGCACCCGTTTTCGCTACGGAATGGGCCTCGGCGCCTCCATCGTCGCCTGGCCCACGCTCATGATGCCCCTCGAATACGCCCTGACGACCCAATTCGGCGCCTTTGTCGCCCTCTACTACGCCGACTCCCGCGCCACGAAGCACGGATGGGCGCCGCCGTGGTACGGAAAGTACCGCTTCCTCCTCACGGCCATGGtcggcctcgccatcttcgtctcgCTCGTCGGTCGCGCCAAGATCTCTCAGCGTGGAGAGCTCAACCAAAAGAGTACAAAGGCGCGGTTGGAGGATCCGGGCCTAGCTGACAAGGACACGGACTGGGCGAAAATAGAgagggaggagatggagaagaatagaaaggaaaaggccaagaaggctaGGGAAGAAGGACAggctggaaagaagaagaagcaggaagaAATGAAGGGTAAACAAGGCAAACAGGAGAATGATGGtaaagacaagaagaaggatgaaaaGGACGACGGAGAAGATGACCAGGAGAAgaacgatgatgaggacgagaagaaagatgacaAAGACCAACAAGACAACAAGGATGAAGGcgatgaggagaagaaggatgacgGAAAGGACGATGAGAACGACAAGAGTGAAGACAAGAGTGAAGACAAGAGTGAAGGCAAGGGTGAAGACAAGGATGAAGAcaaggacgacgacgccgacaACAGCCAACAAGACGAAGCAAAAGATGACAACAAGTCCAagagcgacgacgacagcaaAGACAAGTCTGATAAAGAGGGCAAATCAGCCAAGGCCGAAAAAgacagcaagaagaagaaataa